DNA from Flavobacteriales bacterium:
TATGATTTCAGCATCACCAAGGTGAGTCCGGAGGGCACGCTGATTGGGGAGCTGCGGTACGACGGCCCGGACTCCGGCGACGATGCGCTCACCAGCATCGCCGTCACGCCGTCGGCCATCTACGTCGCCGGCATCTCCATGGATGCCGCAGGACGCTCGCACCTGGTCACGCAGAAATACAGCAACACCGTGGGCATGGCTGAGGCGGCAGCCCCCCTCATCGGGGCGCCCAGCCCCAATCCGTTCAGCGCACGCTTCCTGCTGGAGACCGGGCCGGGCGCCCGGGACTCCGACCTCGTGCTCACCGATATCCACGGCCGCACGGTGCGTCGGCTGGGCCGTCCGCAGGGCGAGCGGATGACCGTTGAACGGGACGGCCTGCCAGCCGGCATCTATGTGCTGCTGGCCTTGCGGCACGGCGCACCGGTGCTGGCACGGCGCGTGGTGGCGGAATGACGATGGAGACCTGTACCCCGCACCGCATCCACGGCGAAGGCCTCCGGCAGCGATTGCCGCGGCTCCGCATGCGCCGCGCCACCGCGCTCCTCCTCCCGCTTCTCCTCCTCGCGCTTCCCGCCTGCAACCTCGCACGCATGCACGGCCGCATGAGTGACAAGCGTCTGGAGCGCCATGCATACACGGCGAGGCCCTTCCATGCGAGCGGGCCGCATTTCGCGTGGCACCGTGAGACGGGCAAGCCGAAGCTCCTGCTGCTGCATGGCTATACCGGCACGGGCGCGCTGCAATGGAGCAGGACCGCCAGCCTGCTGCGCAAGGACTACGATTGCATCCTTCCCGACCTGCTGAGCCACGGACAGAGCGCCAAGTGGGACAGCAGCCGGGCGGGCCTCAGCCTCGACGATCAGGCCGCCCACGTGCTCCTGATCCTGGACAGCCTCGGGGTACAGGGGCCGATTCCCGTTGTCGGCAATAGCTACGGCGGCGGTGTAGCGGCGCGCCTGGCCGAACTGCATCCGGACCGCATCAGCCGGCTGGTGATCTACGACGGCCTGGTGACGGACTACAGCGCGGCGCTCGCCGACAGCATCGCCCGCGCCCAGGGGGCGCCGAGCATGCTCGCGGTCATGCGCACGCCCTCGGCGGACGACCTGCGCTTCGGCATCCGCCTCTCGCTCTACCGCGATCCGCCGCTCCCCCGCTTCATCCTCAACCAGATCTACCGCGAGTTCGCCGCGCCCTACCGGGCTGCGCAGATCACCCTGCTGCAGGACCTGATGGCGCACGAGGGGGAACTGGTGCACAAGCGCTACGACTGGCGCATGCCCGTGCACCTCATCTGGGGCGAGCGCGACGAGCTCATCCCCAACGCCACCGGGCGCGCGCTGCTGCAGCGGCACGGGCTTCCGGAGGACCGATGGACGGTGATTCCGCGGACCGGTCACGTGGCCAACATCGAGCGGCCCCGGGCCTTCGTGCACGTGCTCCGCGAGATCCTCTCCCGTTAGGGGCGCACCAACCCCCGCGTGCCCTCGGGCAGCTCCACCCGGTCGTTCGCGCGGTCCATGTCGGCGGTGCGCTGCAGCCGATCGAGGATCACGGCCGCCAGCTGCGCGATGTCGCCGGGCACGGTGAGCGTGTAGGCCGGGTCGGTCCATTGCCAGCGCGGCAGCACCGTGAAGGCCGCGCGGTCGCTTCCGGGCGCTTTGGCGCCCCGCGCCAGGGAGAGCGGGATGTGGTAGCTGCGGCGCTCGCCCGTGCGCAACACCAGGTCGAGGTCCACCGGCATCAGCATCTCGCCCTTGCGCGCCACGGTGATGCGCAGCGAATCGCCCACCTGCAGCACCTCGGCGATGGCGTAGTCCAGCCGGCGCGTGGTGTTCACCCACTGGTCGAAGTACCAGTCCAGCTCCAGCCCGCTCTGCTTCTCCAGCGCGCGCTCCAGGTCGATGGGCTCGGGGTGCTTGAAGCGGCACGCGTCCCAGTAGCGCAGCAGCCCCTGCGCCAGGGTGCGCTCGCCCACCACCGCGCCCGCCTGGTGCACCAGCATCTCCCCGAAGCTGTAAGCCGTGGCGCCGTAGCCGGCGTTGGTGAGGAAATGGTCGGCATGCACGCTCGGCGGCTCCTGCTTTCCGCTCTCCACCAGGCCGATGTAGCCGTCGATGGCCGAGGCATGCGGGTCGCCCTCGCCGCCGAAGAGGTGGGCCATCACCTCGCTGCTGGCGTATTCGGTCATGCCCTCATCCATCCACGCGAAGCGCCCCTCGTTGCTCGCCAGCGCGCCATGGTACCAGCTGTGCACGCTCTCGTGCACGCTCACGCCCACCAGGCTACCGATACGGCGGCGGCCGGTGATGAGGGTGAGCATCGGGTACTCCATGCCCCCATCGCCGCCCTGCACGAAGCTGTACTGGGGCCACGGATAGCGCCCGAAGCGCTCGTTCATGAAGCGGAAGGTCTTCTCCATGTAGCCGGGCAGCTCGCGCCACACCGCCTCCAGCTCCGCCTGGTCCTTGTAGAAGAAATGGAGCTCGGGGCCCTCGGCCATCGGGCGCACCACATGCTTGTAGTCCTTGTCGG
Protein-coding regions in this window:
- a CDS encoding alpha/beta hydrolase, whose amino-acid sequence is MRRATALLLPLLLLALPACNLARMHGRMSDKRLERHAYTARPFHASGPHFAWHRETGKPKLLLLHGYTGTGALQWSRTASLLRKDYDCILPDLLSHGQSAKWDSSRAGLSLDDQAAHVLLILDSLGVQGPIPVVGNSYGGGVAARLAELHPDRISRLVIYDGLVTDYSAALADSIARAQGAPSMLAVMRTPSADDLRFGIRLSLYRDPPLPRFILNQIYREFAAPYRAAQITLLQDLMAHEGELVHKRYDWRMPVHLIWGERDELIPNATGRALLQRHGLPEDRWTVIPRTGHVANIERPRAFVHVLREILSR
- a CDS encoding M1 family metallopeptidase, coding for MPVPFRSAALLGALALAFAATAQCDRWQQRVKYDMAVTLDDATHRYTGTTALAYTNNSPDTLRELFFHLYFNAFRPGSEMDVRSRTIADPDPRVRDRIAQLKPEEMGELVVERMEQGGKPVALEHLGTVLRAVLPEPLLPGRTTALAFAFRGQVPVQIRRSGRDNAEGVAYSMAQWYPKLAEYDHRGWHAIPYVGREFHGVWGDFDVKLTLDSAYTVAATGVLQNPERIGHGYPSRKPVKRPEGTRLTWRFVAKDVHDFAWAADKDYKHVVRPMAEGPELHFFYKDQAELEAVWRELPGYMEKTFRFMNERFGRYPWPQYSFVQGGDGGMEYPMLTLITGRRRIGSLVGVSVHESVHSWYHGALASNEGRFAWMDEGMTEYASSEVMAHLFGGEGDPHASAIDGYIGLVESGKQEPPSVHADHFLTNAGYGATAYSFGEMLVHQAGAVVGERTLAQGLLRYWDACRFKHPEPIDLERALEKQSGLELDWYFDQWVNTTRRLDYAIAEVLQVGDSLRITVARKGEMLMPVDLDLVLRTGERRSYHIPLSLARGAKAPGSDRAAFTVLPRWQWTDPAYTLTVPGDIAQLAAVILDRLQRTADMDRANDRVELPEGTRGLVRP